In Aspergillus luchuensis IFO 4308 DNA, chromosome 1, nearly complete sequence, the following are encoded in one genomic region:
- a CDS encoding uncharacterized protein (COG:S;~EggNog:ENOG410PNYM;~InterPro:IPR029058;~TransMembrane:3 (o138-162i183-205o211-229i)) — protein sequence MLWLENLGSSGRRGSRSIRLKLDDPAPLAGHFEVFRGAFQPLVHSSNQANHGVPDRSSRRVRQVLGCHMRYLGNYIYRHPSTIHTTKLRRPCLIIFTCFTLDHFITQLVTMPAGSCQVYGSVSGEDINSYPKYTGSPLLLFLADLWLFLCNIFYLPCIFLPLTPWPCGGLDELYPSLANIFDICLHCVLFVLQLVFLASLPLFIWLPFGVYVLYIVTALALNTLICYALNRGIPADGLRSTEDDFSRRWNRHEDEYWIFLNGICVGRNWLQNNVDRISRTFHRPVVGVHNKTTGVIFDIIQCLIQRCLLYATNDVRDCYVLVRRALYRPEVKKVVLILHSQGGIEGGMILDWLLDEVPQDLIRQLEIYTFGCLANHFNNPYRDTASCNAAMRYVRTGDITGNIHNRSILHIEHYANKRDFACRFGVLNFDHSKPQDRRENRFMGKVLVSPASGHQFNQHYLDTMFPLDPTNRFTREPREGDFMDTDVTVSRHDRCEEDRPVTILDAAGLLDAGTGEVDGTSLNSVLSGSAQNMKVGLNMKLKMHQMSRLWLYRNGGRPVS from the exons ATGTTGTGGCTTGAGAATCTCGGCTCCTCAGGCCGAAGAGGATCTAGGTCAATTAGACTCAAGCTTGACGATCCGGCGCCCTTGGCTGGTCATTTTGAGGTATTCCGTGGCGCCTTCCAGCCATTAGTTCATTCGTCAAACCAGGCAAACCACGGGGTTCCCGATCGGTCATCCCGGCGAGTGCGTCAAGTTCTAGGCTGCCACATGAGATATCTTGGGAACTATATCTACCGCCATCCATCAACTATTCATACGACGAAACTCAGGAGACCATGTCTCATCATTTTCACATGTTTTACACTTGACCACTTTATTACCCAACTTGTCACCATGCCTGCTGGGTCTTGTCAAGTCTATGGCTCCGTATCTGGTGAGGACATCAACAGTTATCCCAAATATACGGGTTCtcccttgttgttgttcctcgcTGATCTGTGGCTCTTCCTCTGTAACATCTTTTACCTACCATGCATTTTCTTGCCTCTCACGCCATGGCCTTGTGGGGGTCTGGATGAACTGTACCCTTCTCTAGCCAATATCTTTGACATCTGTCTTCATTGTGTTCTGTTTGTCCTCCAGCTCGTCTTTCTTGCCTCACTCCCACTATTCATCTGGCTACCATTCGGTGTCTACGTTCTGTATATTGTGACCGCTCTCGCCTTGAATACGCTCATCTGCTACGCTTTGAACCGGGGTATCCCAGCAGACGGTCTCAGGTCGACAGAGGATGATTTCTCAAGACGGTGGAATCGCCATGAGGACGAGTATTGGATATTCCTCAATGGAATTTGCGTTGG GAGGAATTGGCTACAGAATAACGTCGATCGCATATCGCGGACATTCCACCGTCCAGTAGTCGGCGTCCACAATAAAAC AACTGGTGTCATATTCGACATTATCCAGTGCCTCATTCAACGTTGTTTGTTGTACGCGACAAATGATGTTCGAGACTGCTACGTATTGGTTAGAAGAGCACTGTATCGGCCAGAGGTAAAAAAGGTTGTGTTAATCCTGCACTCGCAGGGGGGCATTGAGGGCGGAATGATCCTGGATTGGCTTCTCGATGAAGTACCACAGGATCTCATCAGACAACTGGAAATCTACACCTTTGGCTGTCTTGCAAATCACTTCAACAACCCATATCGCGACACGGCATCGTGTAACGCAGCGATGCGCTATGTGCGCACGGGAGACATCACTGGAAATATCCACAACCGCAGCATCTTACACATTGAGCACTATGCCAACAAACGTGATTTCGCATGTCGATTTGGGGTGCTGAATTTCGACCACAGTAAGCCCCAGGACCGTCGCGAAAACCGGTTCATGGGTAAGGTACTCGTTAGTCCCGCTTCAGGCCATCAGTTCAATCAGCATTATCTTGATACGATGTTCCCACTTGACCCAACCAACCGGTTTACGCGGGAGCCACGGGAGGGCGACTTCATGGACACAGATGTCACAGTAAGTCGGCATGATAGGTGTGAAGAAGATAGGCCTGTCACGATCCTAGATGCAGCGGGGCTGTTGGACGCAGGCACTGGGGAAGTAGATGGCACTAGTTTGAACTCGGTACTCTCCGGTAGTGCGCAAAACATGAAAGTTGGGCTCAAtatgaagttgaagatgcACCAAATGAGCAGATTGTGGCTCTATCGAAATGGTGGCCGTCCAGTCTCGTGA
- a CDS encoding uncharacterized protein (COG:I;~EggNog:ENOG410PHJJ;~InterPro:IPR003703,IPR029069;~PFAM:PF13622,PF02551;~go_function: GO:0047617 - acyl-CoA hydrolase activity [Evidence IEA];~go_process: GO:0006637 - acyl-CoA metabolic process [Evidence IEA]) — protein sequence MAESATLFKPPPLDPTKAPVENVLELTPVIDVGKDVFTNTRPLWHPPGARGIYGGAAIAQSLAAALRTVPADFAVHSMHCYFLLAGDSEIPILYHVERVRDGRSYITRTVQAKQRGRPIFTTTLSFNKANSGGKKKLEHASSMPAVTLPEEPGPGSKRRFEESGGGPFESQKAGVIDRNRPPQERKTRRFMRSRGKISDAGGHQAHLSALAYMTDSYFIGTVSRVHNIPRFSSPEELKKALNALKNPSDLDDEDIARALKELKEEETADLRRRLEGALHRVTNQPPQEHKEVGMMVSLDHSIHFHNPWAFRADEWMLTEMESPWAGEGRGLVLQKIWSKDGTLIATCTQEGVVRLKQDEPPRSKL from the exons ATGGCGGAATCAGCGACTCTTTTCAAACCTCCGCCGTTGGATCCTACCAAGGCGCCCGTTGAGAATGTGTTAGAACTGACACCGGTGATTGACGTGGGGAAA GATGTGTTCACCAATACGCGACCCCTTTGGCATCCGCCTGGTGCGCGAGGCATCTACGGCGGTGCTGCCATCGCCCAGTCTCTCGCCGCTGCGCTACGAACTGTTCCCGCCGATTTTGCTGTCCATAGCATGCACTGTtacttcctcctcgccggtGACTCCGAAATCCCTATATTGTACCACGTGGAACGAGTACGTGATGGAAGGAGCTATATCACGCGGACGGTACAGGCCAAGCAGCGCGGTCGTCccatcttcaccacaacACTGAGTTTCAACAAGGCCAACAGTggcggcaagaagaagctcgagcATGCATCTTCGATGCCAGCTGTCACTCTGCCAGAGGAGCCTGGACCGGGGTCTAAAAGGAGGTTCGAGGAATCGGGCGGTGGGCCATTCGAATCACAGAAAGCGGGGGTTATAGATC GAAACCGCCCTCCTCAGGAGAGGAAAACGAGACGATTCATGCGGTCACGGGGCAAGATTTCCGATGCGGGTGGCCATCAAGCTCATCTTTCCGCCCTTGCATATATGACCGACAGTTATTTTATTGGCACTGTGTCCAGGGTTCACAACATTCCTCGGTTCTCTTCCCCAGAGGAACTTAAGAAGGCACTAAATGCGCTCAAGAACCCGTCTgacctggatgatgaggatattgcGCGCGCTctcaaggagctgaaggaagaagaaacggCAGATTTACGCCGTCGCTTGGAGGGCGCTTTGCACAGAGTAACTAACCAGCCACCCCAGGAACATAAGGAAGTGGGCATGATGGTCAGTCTTGATCACTCAATCCACTTCCATAACCCTTGGGCATTCCGGGCAGACGAATGGATGCTTACAGAAATGGAGAGTCCTTGGGCCGGTGAGGGACGAGGTTTGGTTTTGCAGAAAATCTGGTCAAAGGATGGAACATTGATCGCTACATGCACCCAAGAG GGAGTCGTGCGCCTCAAACAAGACGAGCCACCTCGGTCTAAGCTTTGA
- a CDS encoding heme-dependent oxidative N-demethylase family protein (COG:S;~EggNog:ENOG410PWEF;~InterPro:IPR021848;~PFAM:PF11927), whose amino-acid sequence MAMNPLSCLALSFFLLSIIFTRYRKNLSSLWRTKHAQEPGCNDLKKMAPYPAQPIKGRERYRVMMDVRKLDVENWLTVDKNYMDEHEVRSQLLETEKSKVLQCLPESYDACLEALEEVVEFLCQRFSNVFHQKKCGDETTVHNKMTGETFCFGGKNKDVDPLEIAVRLTMEDLSILMKNEEDEYYLAASASLFPVGWTVQDRIGWTISKLHNPVPLWHQQVANSVSKFLARLTPASPMERSNYFVEVKRPDEDLFEILYRPTSLSEENPDPTPQDIVIRRERQTFRRLPRTGALVFGVKTILTTLDELPMQELQNLAKEIKSWPEYVGEYKGREVWGPKALEYCEKKSRMYQQDPEKMMV is encoded by the exons ATGGCAATGAATCCCCTATCATGTCTTGCGTTGtcgttttttcttctttccattaTCTTCACCAGATACCGAAAGAATCTTTCATCGTTATGGCGCACAAAACATGCCCAAGAACCGGGTTGCAATGATCTCAAGAAGATGGCTCCTTATCCGGCCCAGCCAATCAAGGGCAGGGAGAGGTACCGAGTTATGATGGACGTTCGGAAATTGGACGTGGAGAACTGGCTCACCGTTGACAAGAACTATATGGACGAGCACGAAGTTAGAAGCCAATTGCTGGAGACAGAGAAGAGCAAGGTCCTCCAATGCCTCCCCGAGTCATACGATGCATGCTTAGAGGCATTGGAGGAGGTAGTTGAATTCCTCTGCCAGCGATTCTCCAATGTGTTCCACCAGAAAAAGTGCGGCGATGAAACGACTGTGCACAACAAGATGACCGGAGAGACATTTTGCTTTGGAGGGAAGAACAAAGACGTCGATCCCCTAGAAATCGCCGTCAGACTGACGATGGAGGACCTGAGTATACTGATGAAAaacgaggaggacgagtaCTATCT CGCCGCCAGTGCAAGCCTTTTCCCCGTTGGCTGGACAGTTCAAGACCGCATTGGGTGGACCATCTCCAAGCTTCACAACCCGGTACCACTGTGGCATCAGCAGGTTGCCAATTCAGTCAGCAA ATTCTTGGCTCGGCTCACACCGGCATCGCCCATGGAAAGATCCAACTACTTCGTCGAAGTGAAGCGGCCCGATGAAGATTTATTTGAGATCCTCTATCGACCAACTTCTCTATCTGAGGAGAATCCGGATCCAACGCCGCAAGATATTGTTATTCGTCGCGAGCGGCAAACTTTCCGTCGACTCCCTCGTACCGGAGCACTCGTCTTTGGTGTCAAGACCATCTTGACAACTCTGGACGAGCTGCCGATGCAGGAACTGCAAAACCTTGCGAAAGAGATTAAAAGCTGGCCAGAGTATGTGGGTGAATACAAGGGAAGAGAGGTCTGGGGCCCTAAGGCTCTGGAGTActgtgaaaagaaaagccgAATGTATCAACAAGACCCTGAAAAGATGATGGTGTAA
- a CDS encoding endonuclease/exonuclease/phosphatase family protein (COG:S;~EggNog:ENOG410PNTG;~InterPro:IPR036691), which yields MTSSANVSTQSPPLPADADAPPTFQEWYSFDALSNCWSPLPPSTPVICDESTMSASDKAKLKVPALNLVTWNVDAFAKFPDDRMAGIISTIRNQTPPPNILFFQEVPKAALFYLLNEPWIRENWYSNEGDSSTYGGLAFITVILLSKASFSTDSQDPDKACLGPVWRVDYPSKFDRDALCCDVFMPQSATRVRLVNVHLDSLAFQPSCRPRQLAIVANSLRCAGHGFVAGDFNPVLPEDDSLVATNGLVDVWNELHPDEPGFTWGLDGREPFPPGRLDKVAVLGLKGQEMDILHPGAINSAGQGLLLRQLDTPMPWSDHSGLKCCLRLAEEPFYSMHLPLE from the exons ATGACTTCCTCAGCAAATGTTTCTACACAGTCCCCTCCGCTACCAGCTGATGCGGATGCCCCGCCAACTTTTCAGGAATGGTACTCCTTCGATGCACTCTCCAACTGTTGGAGCCCACTTCCACCCTCTACCCCAGTGATTTGCGATGAGAGCACAATGTCAGCCTCAGACAAAGCGAAACTGAAGGTACCTGCACTTAACCTTGTAACTTGGAATGTAGATGCCTTCGCCAAGTTTCCCGATGACCGTATGGCCGGCATCATTTCCACCATACGCAATCAAACACCCCCACCCAACATACTCTTTTTCCAAGAAGTCCCTAAGGCAGCACTGTTTTACCTCCTCAATGAACCTTGGATTCGCGAGAATTGGTATTCTAACGAGGGGGACTCCAGCACCTATGGGGGTCTCGCATTCATTACCGTGATACTCTTATCCAAAGCCAGTTTCAGTACAGACAGTCAAGACCCAGACAAAGCATGCCTCGGACCAGTCTGGCGAGTTGATTATCCAAGTAAGTTTGACCGAGACGCTCTCTGCTGTGATGTCTTCATGCCCCAATCCGCTACCCGTGTCCGTTTGGTCAACGTGCATCTGGACTCTCTTGCTTTCCAGCCAAGTTGTCGTCCGCGGCAGCTCGCCATCGTTGCGAATAGTCTCCGTTGTGCCGGGCATGGCTTCGTCGCAGGAGACTTCAACCCTGTCCTCCCAGAGGATGACAGTCTCGTGGCCACCAACGGTCTGGTAGATGTGTGGAACGAGCTGCACCCCGACGAACCGGGCTTCACCTGGGGTCTTGATGGTCGGGAACCTTTCCCTCCAGGACGGTTGGACAAAGTGGCCGTTCTTGGCCTGAAGGGGCAAGAGATGGACATTCTTCATCCCGGTGCAATCAACAGCGCGGGACAGGGTCTACTACTACGACAATTGGATACCCCCATGCCCTGGAGTGATCACTCAGGTCTAAAGTGCTGCTTACGTCTTGCCGAAGAGCCCTT CTACTCTATGCATTTACCTCTTGAGTAA